One region of Vigna angularis cultivar LongXiaoDou No.4 chromosome 10, ASM1680809v1, whole genome shotgun sequence genomic DNA includes:
- the LOC108335731 gene encoding serine/threonine-protein phosphatase 2A 65 kDa regulatory subunit A beta isoform — translation MSIADEPLYPIAVLIDELKNDDIQLRLNSIRKLSTIARALGEERTRRELIPFLGENNDDDDEVLLAMAEELGVFVPFVGGVEHAHVLLPPLETLCTVEETCVRDKAVESLCRIGSQMRESDLVEYFIPLVKRLAAGEWFTARVSSCGLFHIAYPIAPEMSKTELRSIYNLLCQDDMPMVRRSAASNLGKFAATVEYTHLKADTMSIFEDLTKDDQDSVRLLAVEGCAALGKLLEPQDCVTHILPVIVNFSQDKSWRVRYMVANQLYELCEAVGPEPTRTELVPAYVRLLRDNEAEVRIAAAGKVTKFCRILNPDLSIQHILPCVKELASDSSQHVRSALASVIMGMAPVLGKDATIEQLLPIFLSLLKDEFPDVRLNIISKLDQVNQVIGIDLLSQSLLPAIVELAEDRHWRVRLAIIEYIPLLASQLGVGFFDDKLGALCMQWLQDKVHSIREAAANNLKRLAEEFGPEWAMQNIIPQVLDMISNPHYLYRMTVLQSISLLAPVMGPEITCSKLLPVVITASKDRVPNIKFNVAKVLESLFPIVDQSVVEKSIRPSLVELSEDPDVDVRFFSNQALQAIDHVMMSS, via the exons atgtcCATTGCTGATGAGCCGCTATATCCCATAGCAGTGCTTATAGACGAACTGAAAAATGATGACATTCAGCTGCGATTGAACTCGATACGGAAGTTATCTACGATTGCCCGGGCTCTTGGGGAGGAGCGAACGCGTAGGGAGTTGATACCCTTTTTGGGTGagaataatgatgatgatgatgaggtaCTTCTTGCAATGGCTGAAGAGTTGGGGGTGTTTGTTCCTTTTGTCGGCGGAGTGGAACATGCTCATGTGTTGCTCCCACCTTTGGAGACGCTTTGCACTGTTGAGGAAACTTGTGTGAGAGATAAAGCTGTCGAATCACTTTGTAGGATTGGATCACAGATGAGGGAAAGTGATTTGGTTGAATATTTCATTCCTTTGGTGAAG AGGTTGGCAGCAGGTGAATGGTTCACTGCCCGAGTGTCTTCATGTGGGCTATTTCACATTGCTTACCCTATTGCACCGGAAATGTCAAAGACAGAGTTAAGATCAATATACAATCTGTTGTGTCAAGATGACATGCCTATGGTTAGAAGATCTGCTGCATCAAATCTTGGAAAGTTTGCTGCGACTGTTGAATACACTCATTTGAAGGCTGACACTATGTCAATTTTTGAGGATCTCACTAAGGATG ATCAAGATTCTGTTAGATTGTTGGCGGTGGAGGGTTGTGCTGCACTTGGGAAGCTGCTGGAGCCACAAGATTGTGTCACACATATACTACCGGTTATTGTCAACTTCTCACAG GATAAGTCGTGGCGTGTGCGATACATGGTTGCAAATCAATTGTATGAGCTTTGTGAAGCTGTAGGCCCTGAACCTACCAG AACGGAATTGGTCCCTGCTTATGTGCGGTTGCTTCGAGACAATGAAGCTGAAGTACGGATTGCAGCTGCAGGGAAAGTGACCAAGTTTTGCAGGATTTTAAATCCGGATCTCTCAATTCAGCATATTCTTCCTTGTGTGAAG GAACTGGCATCGGATTCTTCACAGCATGTTCGCTCTGCTTTGGCTTCAGTGATAATGGGAATGGCTCCGGTGTTAGGAAAG GATGCAACAATTGAGCAACTTCTTCCTATTTTCCTTTCCCTTTTGAAGGACGAATTTCCTGATGTGCGCCTAAATATCATAAGCAAGCTTGATCAAGTGAATCAG GTGATTGGAATTGATTTATTATCTCAATCTTTGTTACCAGCCATTGTTGAGCTTGCTGAGGATAGGCATTGGAGGGTTCGACTTGCAATAATAGAATATATACCCTTATTGGCGAGTCAATTGGGTGTTGGTTTTTTTGATGATAAGCTTGGTGCTCTTTGCATGCAGTGGTTGCAGGACAAG GTTCATTCAATCCGTGAGGCAGCAGCTAACAACTTGAAGCGCCTAGCTGAAGAATTTGGTCCTGAGTGGGCTATGCAAAACATAATTCCACAG GTTCTGGATATGATTAGTAATCCGCATTATTTGTACCGAATGACCGTACTTCAATCCATCTCTCTGCTTGCTCCTGTGATGGGACCTGAAATCACTTGTTCAAAATTATTGCCTGTTGTTATTACTGCATCTAAAGACAG AGTACCCAACATTAAGTTCAATGTGGCAAAGGTCTTGGAATCACTCTTCCCCATAGTGGATCAATCT GTTGTGGAAAAGTCTATCCGACCTAGTCTGGTTGAGCTCAGTGAGGATCCCGATGTTGATGTAAGATTTTTTTCCAATCAAGCACTTCAGGCTATTGATCATGTCATGATGTCTAGCTAG